A genomic stretch from Cellulomonas sp. KRMCY2 includes:
- a CDS encoding DUF4287 domain-containing protein produces the protein MSFQAYLDAIEDRTGLTPRTLVEIARSKGFDAPETKAGDVVAWLKADYDLGRGHAMALWHVIKNGPGIATKHVGTTGTHRDESDTLWLDGKATRPKP, from the coding sequence ATGTCGTTCCAGGCATACCTCGACGCCATCGAGGACCGGACGGGGTTGACCCCACGCACGCTCGTCGAGATCGCCCGGAGCAAGGGTTTCGATGCCCCAGAGACGAAGGCCGGCGACGTCGTCGCATGGCTCAAGGCGGACTACGACCTCGGTCGCGGTCACGCGATGGCCCTGTGGCACGTGATCAAGAACGGTCCGGGGATCGCCACCAAGCACGTCGGGACCACCGGCACGCACCGCGACGAGTCCGACACCCTCTGGCTCGACGGCAAGGCGACCCGACCGAAGCCGTAG
- a CDS encoding DUF2510 domain-containing protein — MSPQAGWYAAPGEPGMTRFWDGQRWTEYRQSLPSTGPPGTPALELLSKLTTAQQYLGSEPVRATGIAVRMIVVGVAVLLFSAFITRTMHWDDGRVGAGEVTVQGTVVAQNRHLSAKGLWRCAPDVAYEVDGSSYVAGSSGSSSDCPAVGDSARVVYPATDPAAGRVAPSSTTTLLAAVLPAAGILSLVGGIGTFVWRVLPVGASVRRFVRGLVGRERIEGAR, encoded by the coding sequence ATGAGCCCGCAGGCAGGCTGGTACGCCGCTCCCGGCGAGCCAGGGATGACGCGCTTCTGGGACGGGCAGAGGTGGACCGAGTACCGGCAGTCGCTTCCCTCGACCGGTCCGCCGGGAACCCCGGCGCTGGAGCTGCTGTCCAAGCTCACCACCGCGCAGCAGTACCTCGGCAGTGAGCCGGTCAGAGCGACCGGGATCGCGGTCCGGATGATCGTCGTCGGGGTGGCCGTCCTGCTCTTCAGCGCGTTCATCACCAGAACGATGCACTGGGACGACGGGCGCGTCGGCGCCGGCGAGGTCACCGTCCAGGGAACGGTCGTGGCGCAGAACCGGCACCTGAGCGCCAAGGGCCTGTGGCGCTGCGCCCCGGACGTCGCCTACGAGGTCGACGGGAGCTCGTACGTCGCCGGGTCGTCCGGCTCGTCGAGCGACTGCCCGGCCGTCGGCGACTCGGCGCGGGTCGTCTACCCGGCCACCGACCCGGCCGCCGGGCGGGTCGCGCCGTCGAGCACCACGACGCTCCTCGCCGCGGTCTTGCCGGCGGCCGGCATCCTCTCCCTCGTCGGTGGGATCGGGACGTTCGTCTGGCGGGTGCTGCCGGTCGGAGCGAGCGTCAGGCGGTTCGTCAGAGGGCTGGTCGGACGCGAGCGGATCGAGGGAGCACGGTGA
- a CDS encoding MFS transporter, which produces MRVGRPPVLGLRANVAQFSLLVAVNALVGGMLGQERTVLPLLAEAEFGLRAYTATLTYILAFGLAKAVTNYLAGTWSDRYGRKPVLIVGWLVAVPVPLLLIWAPTWTWIVVANVLLGVSQGLTWSTTVIMKIDLVGPARRGTAMGMNEAAGYVAVAATALATGYLAEAYGLRPAPFFLGIAFAGLGLGLSTLVVRETRGHAHLEATTHVARDDGRHDHLHDALTDRQVFVQTSFREPALSSASQAGLVNNLNDGLAWGLFPVLFAAAGLSIARIGMLAALYPAVWGVGQLLTGALSDRWGRKWFIAAGMWVQAVGLALVAVSDSFGWWAVAAALLGAGTAMVYPTLLAAVGDVAHPAWRARSVGVYRLWRDGGFAVGALLAGVVADLLGVRAAVWTVAVLTAVSGLVVAVRMYETHRRPVA; this is translated from the coding sequence ATGCGCGTCGGCCGCCCACCCGTTCTCGGCCTGCGTGCGAACGTCGCGCAGTTCAGCCTGCTCGTCGCGGTCAACGCTTTGGTCGGCGGGATGCTGGGCCAGGAACGGACGGTGCTCCCGCTGCTCGCCGAGGCCGAGTTCGGGCTGCGCGCCTACACGGCGACCCTGACGTACATCCTCGCCTTCGGCCTGGCCAAGGCCGTGACCAACTACCTCGCCGGGACCTGGTCCGACCGGTACGGCCGCAAGCCGGTGCTGATCGTCGGGTGGCTCGTCGCGGTGCCGGTGCCGCTGCTGCTGATCTGGGCGCCGACCTGGACCTGGATCGTGGTCGCCAACGTGCTCCTCGGCGTGAGCCAGGGCCTGACCTGGTCCACCACCGTGATCATGAAGATCGATCTTGTCGGCCCGGCCCGGCGGGGTACCGCGATGGGAATGAACGAGGCGGCCGGGTACGTCGCCGTGGCCGCTACGGCGCTCGCCACCGGCTACCTCGCCGAGGCGTACGGGCTCCGGCCGGCCCCGTTCTTCCTGGGCATCGCCTTCGCCGGGCTCGGGCTCGGCCTGTCGACCCTCGTGGTCCGTGAGACCCGCGGTCACGCCCACCTCGAGGCAACGACCCACGTCGCCCGGGACGACGGACGCCATGACCACCTGCACGACGCGCTGACCGACCGGCAGGTGTTCGTCCAGACCAGCTTCCGCGAGCCCGCGCTGTCCTCGGCGAGCCAGGCCGGGCTGGTCAACAACCTCAACGACGGCCTCGCCTGGGGCCTCTTCCCGGTGCTCTTCGCGGCGGCCGGGCTCTCGATCGCGCGCATCGGCATGCTTGCCGCGCTGTATCCGGCGGTCTGGGGCGTCGGGCAGCTGCTCACGGGGGCGCTGTCGGACCGGTGGGGCCGCAAGTGGTTCATCGCCGCCGGCATGTGGGTGCAGGCCGTCGGTCTGGCGCTGGTCGCGGTCAGCGACAGCTTCGGGTGGTGGGCGGTGGCGGCGGCCCTGCTCGGTGCCGGGACCGCGATGGTCTACCCGACCCTGCTGGCGGCCGTCGGCGACGTCGCCCACCCGGCCTGGCGCGCCCGGTCGGTCGGCGTCTACCGGCTCTGGCGGGACGGCGGGTTCGCCGTCGGCGCACTGCTCGCCGGTGTCGTCGCCGACCTCCTGGGAGTCCGCGCCGCGGTGTGGACGGTCGCAGTGCTCACGGCGGTCTCCGGGCTGGTCGTCGCCGTCCGGATGTACGAGACCCACCGGCGTCCGGTGGCCTGA
- a CDS encoding DsrE/DsrF/TusD sulfur relay family protein, with protein MNVLMIINGPAYGADATYNAVRLAAALAKRDEVTMQVFLMGDGVTVAIRNQKTPDGYYRLDRMLSAVPRNGGQVLCCGTCMDARGVSQELLVEDAHRSTMEELATLTLAADKVLVF; from the coding sequence ATGAACGTCCTGATGATCATCAACGGCCCCGCCTATGGCGCCGACGCCACCTACAACGCCGTGCGGCTCGCGGCGGCGCTGGCCAAGCGCGACGAGGTCACGATGCAGGTGTTCCTCATGGGCGACGGCGTGACAGTCGCCATCCGGAACCAGAAGACCCCGGACGGCTACTACCGGCTCGACCGCATGCTCTCCGCCGTCCCGCGCAACGGTGGTCAGGTCCTGTGCTGCGGGACCTGCATGGACGCGCGGGGAGTCAGCCAGGAGCTGCTCGTCGAGGACGCCCATCGCTCCACGATGGAGGAGCTCGCCACGCTCACCCTCGCGGCCGACAAGGTCCTGGTGTTCTGA
- a CDS encoding PIG-L family deacetylase produces MSGPALPPWRSVLAVVAHPDDESFGLGAVLSAFVEQGTAVRVLCLTRGEASTLHGVPGDLDAVRERELVDAAKEIGLVGVLLRSYPDGGLAAVALDALAAEAREAARAADADGIVAFDSTGVTGHQDHVRATEAALAAAAVLDLPVLGWTLPRTVADTLNVELGSSFAGHDDDAIDLVVPVDRTRQLRAVTCHASQAVPGSVLWRRLDLLAGREHLRWLTTPSAPAPSTERTGAPAPAATSKDWITP; encoded by the coding sequence ATGAGCGGTCCGGCCCTGCCGCCCTGGCGTTCGGTGCTGGCGGTCGTCGCGCATCCCGACGACGAGTCGTTCGGGCTCGGCGCCGTGCTCAGCGCGTTCGTCGAGCAGGGCACAGCGGTCCGGGTGCTGTGCCTGACCCGCGGCGAGGCATCGACGCTGCACGGGGTCCCGGGCGACCTCGACGCCGTGCGGGAACGCGAGCTCGTCGACGCTGCGAAGGAGATCGGCCTCGTCGGCGTCCTCCTGCGCTCGTACCCCGACGGTGGGCTGGCGGCCGTGGCCCTCGACGCGCTCGCGGCCGAGGCCCGGGAGGCGGCCCGCGCGGCGGACGCGGACGGGATCGTGGCCTTCGACTCGACCGGGGTGACCGGTCACCAGGATCACGTGCGGGCCACCGAGGCCGCACTCGCAGCCGCGGCCGTCCTGGACCTGCCCGTCCTGGGCTGGACCCTCCCGCGCACCGTCGCAGACACGCTCAACGTCGAGCTCGGGTCATCCTTCGCCGGCCACGACGACGACGCGATCGACCTGGTCGTCCCGGTCGACCGCACCCGGCAGCTGCGCGCCGTGACCTGTCACGCGAGCCAGGCGGTGCCCGGCAGCGTGCTCTGGCGACGCCTCGACCTCCTGGCCGGTCGCGAGCACCTGCGCTGGTTGACCACCCCGTCCGCACCCGCACCATCGACCGAACGGACCGGGGCTCCCGCCCCGGCAGCCACCTCGAAGGACTGGATCACGCCATGA
- a CDS encoding cysteine desulfurase family protein has product MGDDVVYLDHNATTPVLPEVLEAMLPYLTRHFGNPSSGHALGRQAADAVAQARAQVAELLGARPDEVVFTSGGTEANNLAIRGAAAAADPVRRRIVTSAVEHPATVQPVEQLRAEGWHVTTVPVTATGHIAAADLVAAIGPDVALATVMLGQNETGALMPVAEMAAAARAVGAVAHTDAAQAFGKVPIDVGALGVDLLSIAGHKCYAPKGVGALYVRRGTAVRPVLRGASQEHGLRPGTENVASIVGLGAASALLGRDLVSEGERVAGLRELLWATLSGLVPGLVRLTPVERIVPNTLLVSLPGAAGWDVLAGCPTVAAATGSACHTGQGSGSGAVLAMGVDPRTASGAVRLSLGRHTTADHVARAAAALGTAFRAAAIRAAAI; this is encoded by the coding sequence ATGGGTGACGACGTCGTCTATCTCGACCACAACGCGACGACACCGGTCCTGCCTGAGGTGCTCGAGGCGATGCTGCCGTACCTGACCCGGCACTTCGGCAACCCCTCGAGCGGTCACGCACTCGGTCGACAGGCGGCCGACGCCGTCGCGCAGGCTCGCGCGCAGGTCGCCGAGCTCCTCGGTGCCCGGCCGGACGAGGTCGTCTTCACCTCCGGCGGCACCGAGGCCAACAACCTCGCCATCCGCGGGGCAGCCGCGGCCGCCGACCCCGTGCGGCGCCGGATCGTGACCTCCGCTGTCGAGCATCCCGCCACGGTGCAGCCCGTGGAGCAGCTGCGCGCCGAGGGCTGGCACGTCACGACCGTCCCGGTCACGGCGACCGGTCACATCGCCGCCGCCGACCTCGTCGCCGCGATCGGGCCTGACGTCGCCCTGGCCACCGTCATGCTCGGGCAGAACGAGACCGGGGCTCTGATGCCGGTGGCCGAGATGGCCGCCGCGGCCCGGGCGGTCGGCGCCGTCGCGCACACCGATGCCGCGCAGGCGTTCGGGAAGGTCCCGATCGACGTCGGTGCGCTCGGCGTCGACCTGCTCTCGATCGCCGGCCACAAGTGCTACGCCCCGAAGGGTGTCGGCGCGCTGTACGTCCGTCGGGGCACCGCCGTGCGGCCCGTCCTGCGCGGGGCGTCCCAGGAGCACGGGTTGCGGCCCGGTACCGAGAACGTCGCGAGCATCGTCGGGCTGGGCGCCGCGAGCGCCCTGCTGGGTCGCGACCTGGTGAGCGAGGGCGAGCGGGTCGCCGGCCTGCGTGAGCTGCTGTGGGCGACGTTGTCCGGGCTCGTGCCCGGCCTCGTGCGCCTCACCCCGGTCGAACGCATCGTGCCGAACACCCTGCTCGTCTCGCTCCCCGGCGCCGCCGGGTGGGACGTCCTGGCCGGCTGCCCCACCGTTGCGGCTGCGACCGGATCGGCCTGCCACACGGGGCAGGGGTCGGGATCCGGGGCCGTCCTGGCCATGGGTGTCGACCCGCGCACCGCGAGCGGCGCGGTCCGGCTGTCCCTGGGGCGGCACACGACCGCCGACCACGTCGCGCGAGCCGCGGCGGCGCTCGGTACGGCGTTCCGGGCCGCGGCGATCCGGGCTGCGGCGATCTGA
- a CDS encoding metalloregulator ArsR/SmtB family transcription factor, producing MRAREFKDAVYEQFARVASAFASPRRLEVVDLLAQGPRSVESIAQQTSMTVANTSRHLQVLRSAGLVTSSRDARHVVYRVADPTVLAGFRALREVAEVRIAEVRYLAEAFFGEVDGVEPLDIAQLLERSGQGDVVVVVVDVRPPEEFEAGHIAGALSVPLAELSGRIAEVPTGSTVVAYCRGPYCVLSAEAVRQLRAAGVHALRLDAGIDEWRRAGRTVELGAAS from the coding sequence ATGCGCGCCAGGGAGTTCAAGGACGCGGTGTACGAGCAGTTCGCCCGCGTCGCGTCGGCGTTCGCAAGCCCCAGGCGGCTCGAGGTGGTCGACCTGCTCGCGCAGGGTCCGCGGTCGGTCGAGTCGATCGCCCAGCAGACGTCGATGACGGTGGCGAACACCTCCCGGCACCTGCAGGTGCTCCGCAGTGCCGGGCTGGTCACGTCGTCGCGGGACGCCCGCCACGTGGTCTACCGGGTCGCGGATCCCACGGTCCTGGCCGGGTTCCGGGCGCTGCGCGAGGTGGCCGAGGTGCGGATCGCCGAGGTCCGCTACCTGGCAGAGGCGTTCTTCGGTGAGGTCGACGGGGTCGAGCCGCTCGACATCGCGCAGCTGCTCGAGCGGAGCGGTCAGGGCGACGTCGTCGTCGTCGTCGTCGACGTGCGCCCGCCGGAGGAGTTCGAGGCCGGCCACATCGCCGGGGCGCTGAGCGTCCCGCTGGCCGAGCTCTCCGGCCGGATCGCCGAGGTTCCCACCGGGTCGACAGTCGTGGCGTACTGCCGCGGGCCGTACTGCGTGCTCTCCGCCGAGGCGGTCCGGCAGCTGCGGGCGGCCGGGGTCCACGCGCTCCGGCTCGATGCGGGAATCGACGAGTGGCGCCGGGCCGGCCGCACCGTCGAGCTCGGTGCAGCATCATGA
- a CDS encoding phospholipase D family protein, whose product MAPFRLEFRREGVRLVAPDDFAVPAAAPLEPDHHWFLTASQRGNRSTGMRTWTEGNTVRPLVHGRPYFAALADAVDRTRPGDAVFLAGWRVDPDELVRDDGTTVTQLLAAAARRGVIVRGLVWRSQMDRMRFSRRQNRLFSEAVNDAGGEVLLDHRVRPFGSHHQKFVVLLHPGRPDQDVVFLGGIDVAHSRRDDIEHLGDPQRMPFARWYGGEPAWHDVQIEVRGPAVRDVEEVFRERWGDPAQLSRSPWRILQRLLDLPERHPSPLPEPLPDPPATGTCSVQLLRTYPNRWPGYPFAPHGERSIARGYAKALRRARRLIYIEDQYLWSTSVARVFAEALRKEPRMHLVVVVPRFPDQDAELTIPVAMHGHTQALDIVREAGRDRVLILDLENDDGRPVYVHSKVCIVDDVWATVGSDNFNRRSWTHDSELTAAVVDEAPDLREPPDPAGLGDGARTFARGLRLELWREHLELPDDDALLDPHEAVATLRRSVAALDAWYAGGCAGPRPPGRLRTHVMAVPTPWQRRLAVPAYRTIVDPDGRPPRMKVRGHH is encoded by the coding sequence GTGGCCCCGTTCCGGCTCGAGTTCCGTCGGGAGGGCGTGCGGCTTGTCGCTCCCGATGACTTCGCGGTGCCCGCGGCCGCCCCGCTCGAGCCCGACCACCACTGGTTCCTCACCGCCTCCCAGCGCGGCAACCGGTCCACCGGGATGCGGACCTGGACCGAGGGCAACACCGTCCGGCCGCTCGTGCACGGACGCCCGTACTTCGCCGCGCTCGCGGATGCCGTCGACCGCACGCGACCGGGCGACGCGGTCTTCCTGGCCGGCTGGCGGGTGGACCCCGACGAGCTCGTCCGGGACGACGGCACGACGGTGACCCAGCTGCTCGCCGCGGCCGCGCGTCGCGGCGTGATCGTCAGGGGGCTCGTGTGGCGCTCCCAGATGGACCGGATGCGCTTCTCCCGTCGGCAGAACCGGCTGTTCTCGGAGGCGGTCAACGACGCCGGTGGCGAGGTGCTGCTGGACCACCGGGTCCGGCCCTTCGGCAGCCACCACCAGAAGTTCGTCGTCCTGCTCCACCCGGGCCGGCCCGACCAGGACGTCGTCTTCCTCGGCGGGATCGACGTCGCGCACAGCAGGCGCGACGACATCGAGCACCTCGGGGACCCCCAGCGCATGCCGTTCGCCCGGTGGTACGGCGGCGAGCCCGCGTGGCACGACGTGCAGATCGAGGTGCGCGGGCCGGCGGTCCGGGACGTCGAGGAGGTGTTCCGGGAGCGGTGGGGGGACCCTGCCCAGCTGTCGAGGAGCCCGTGGCGCATCCTCCAGCGCCTGCTGGACCTGCCCGAACGGCACCCGAGCCCGCTGCCGGAGCCACTGCCGGACCCGCCGGCCACGGGCACCTGCTCGGTCCAGCTGCTGCGGACCTACCCGAACCGCTGGCCCGGCTACCCGTTCGCCCCGCACGGCGAGCGGAGCATCGCGCGGGGGTATGCCAAGGCGCTGCGGCGGGCCCGGCGGCTGATCTACATCGAGGACCAGTACCTGTGGTCGACCAGCGTCGCGCGCGTGTTCGCGGAGGCCCTGCGCAAGGAGCCCCGGATGCACCTGGTCGTCGTCGTCCCGCGCTTCCCGGACCAGGACGCGGAGCTGACGATCCCGGTCGCCATGCACGGGCACACCCAGGCCCTGGACATCGTGCGGGAGGCCGGCCGGGACCGGGTGCTGATCCTCGACCTGGAGAACGACGACGGCCGGCCCGTCTACGTGCACTCGAAGGTCTGCATCGTCGACGACGTGTGGGCGACGGTCGGCAGCGACAACTTCAACCGCCGGTCCTGGACCCACGACTCCGAGCTCACCGCAGCCGTCGTCGACGAGGCGCCGGACCTCCGTGAGCCCCCGGACCCGGCCGGGCTCGGCGACGGCGCGCGGACGTTCGCGCGGGGCCTGCGCCTCGAGCTGTGGCGTGAGCACCTGGAGCTTCCCGACGACGACGCTCTCCTCGACCCCCACGAGGCCGTCGCGACCCTGCGTCGGAGCGTCGCGGCGCTGGACGCCTGGTACGCGGGCGGCTGCGCAGGTCCGCGTCCGCCCGGACGGTTGCGCACGCACGTCATGGCGGTCCCCACGCCGTGGCAGCGCCGGCTCGCCGTTCCGGCCTACCGCACGATCGTCGACCCGGACGGCCGACCGCCGCGGATGAAGGTGCGCGGGCACCACTGA
- a CDS encoding thioesterase family protein, producing MNQQLPRTGRGRVVMPVRWSDVDLFGHVNNAAYLRYLDDARFTLFPSMGVDEDGALTASMLVVVKHEIDYLAPLTFTPAPFAVEVWVSRIGRSSVDFGYEIVDADDTGTAYLRARSRMVQLDKDTHLSRAFTPDERAAYETFLEDAPTLHPW from the coding sequence GTGAACCAGCAGCTGCCACGGACCGGCCGTGGCCGCGTCGTCATGCCCGTCCGATGGTCCGACGTCGACCTGTTCGGCCACGTCAACAACGCCGCCTACCTGCGCTACCTCGACGACGCCCGCTTCACGCTGTTCCCGTCGATGGGGGTCGACGAGGACGGGGCGCTGACGGCGTCGATGCTCGTCGTGGTCAAGCACGAGATCGACTACCTCGCGCCGCTGACCTTCACCCCGGCGCCGTTCGCGGTGGAGGTGTGGGTGTCCCGCATCGGGCGGTCGTCGGTGGACTTCGGCTACGAGATCGTCGACGCGGACGACACCGGCACCGCCTACCTGCGCGCGAGGTCGCGGATGGTGCAGCTGGACAAGGACACGCACCTGTCCCGAGCCTTCACACCCGACGAGCGCGCCGCGTACGAGACCTTCCTCGAGGACGCACCCACGCTGCACCCGTGGTGA